A window of the Acidimicrobiales bacterium genome harbors these coding sequences:
- a CDS encoding universal stress protein — MTDAAPSPTASNPAADAPTSNSMVIVLAVADDESSWKAAEFAVRIADEHDTVIVVNVASDHEPMHHRVHELRELDWLGYAALALLPPVAPVMPPLEPDDEQAEATITLPAAVAGEDVVVTHGDPVEKICELATQVNADLIVVGTSDPGVWSRIFSGESVSRGVVDHAPCSVLVVR; from the coding sequence ATGACCGACGCAGCCCCCAGCCCCACCGCCTCCAATCCCGCAGCCGATGCCCCAACATCGAACAGCATGGTGATCGTGCTCGCTGTCGCCGACGACGAGAGCTCGTGGAAGGCGGCCGAGTTCGCGGTCCGGATCGCAGACGAGCATGACACGGTGATCGTCGTGAACGTGGCCTCGGACCACGAGCCGATGCACCACCGGGTCCACGAGCTGCGCGAGCTCGATTGGCTAGGCTACGCGGCGCTCGCCCTCCTCCCGCCGGTGGCGCCCGTGATGCCGCCGCTCGAGCCCGATGACGAGCAGGCGGAGGCCACGATCACCCTGCCGGCAGCGGTGGCGGGTGAGGACGTCGTCGTCACGCACGGGGATCCGGTCGAGAAGATCTGTGAACTGGCAACGCAGGTGAACGCCGACCTCATCGTGGTTGGAACCAGCGACCCCGGCGTGTGGTCCCGTATCTTCAGCGGTGAGTCGGTGAGCCGCGGCGTGGTCGACCACGCTCCGTGCTCGGTGCTGGTGGTCCGATGA
- a CDS encoding trehalose-6-phosphate synthase, with translation METTDVGDASTASPSGGRAPICIVSFQLPAVYDAAEGWQRNSSSLVNDVATSLRGTRAHWYGFATHREPPPPSGDLSLHTIVVHRTEIAEAIEGFADRTLWPALHGLRDNIEVRDSWWSAYEQLSDRVARMLANQLPVGTSVWMHGRHFLGVPRLLRELRPDLQIGVFCHTAVDGDTMATLSSAVELARRVAAADVIGVQTDADAVSVQRMLAASGLAHDDLPEIHVEPVGIDTEAWLRQLDDPVVAALSSKLRLPGGVLAVGVDHLHYSAGVIHKLLAIETLLESGALGADDLRLVQIALPTSLAGPTHRFLQSQLEEIATRINGAHRRSDGLDVIDIVSSPPSPRELAALYRAADVALVTPVRDGFNRVAVEYSLANHDRPCVLILSDGTGTSHHLGWHCVTVDASDVLAIAAALRRVIADPDSPDRGSAERRAAVARSLDSTTWVTRCLDRLAGAAGVA, from the coding sequence ATGGAGACAACGGACGTTGGCGATGCGTCTACCGCGTCACCCTCCGGTGGTCGAGCTCCGATCTGCATCGTCTCGTTCCAGCTCCCTGCCGTCTACGACGCGGCCGAAGGTTGGCAGCGCAACAGCAGCAGCCTGGTGAACGACGTCGCCACCTCACTGCGGGGCACACGTGCGCACTGGTACGGGTTCGCCACCCACCGTGAACCGCCGCCCCCCAGCGGCGACCTGTCCCTGCACACGATCGTGGTTCACCGCACCGAGATCGCCGAGGCGATCGAGGGTTTCGCCGACCGGACCCTGTGGCCGGCACTGCACGGTTTGCGGGACAACATCGAAGTGCGGGACTCGTGGTGGTCGGCGTACGAGCAACTCAGCGATCGTGTGGCTCGTATGTTGGCCAACCAGTTGCCTGTCGGCACCTCGGTGTGGATGCACGGTCGACATTTTCTCGGCGTGCCGCGGTTGTTGCGGGAACTCCGACCCGATCTCCAGATCGGGGTGTTCTGCCACACCGCCGTGGACGGCGACACGATGGCCACCCTGTCGTCCGCGGTCGAGCTCGCGAGACGTGTGGCGGCCGCCGACGTCATCGGTGTGCAGACCGACGCAGATGCGGTCAGCGTGCAGCGGATGCTTGCAGCCAGCGGACTGGCGCACGACGATCTCCCTGAGATCCACGTCGAACCGGTCGGCATCGACACCGAAGCGTGGCTCCGGCAGCTCGACGACCCGGTGGTGGCCGCGCTCAGCTCCAAGCTCCGCCTGCCCGGCGGCGTCCTGGCCGTCGGGGTCGATCACCTGCACTACAGCGCCGGAGTGATCCACAAGCTCCTTGCCATCGAGACCTTGCTCGAATCGGGTGCACTCGGCGCCGACGACCTCCGACTCGTGCAGATTGCCCTCCCGACGTCGCTCGCAGGCCCCACCCATCGGTTCCTGCAATCCCAGCTGGAGGAGATCGCCACCCGGATCAATGGCGCCCATCGTCGCTCCGACGGTCTCGACGTGATCGACATCGTGTCCTCACCTCCGTCGCCTCGAGAACTCGCCGCCCTCTACCGCGCCGCCGACGTTGCGCTCGTGACCCCGGTCAGAGACGGCTTCAATCGGGTGGCCGTCGAGTACTCGCTGGCCAATCACGACCGACCGTGTGTCCTCATCCTCAGCGATGGCACCGGTACGTCGCATCATCTCGGTTGGCACTGCGTGACCGTCGATGCGTCGGATGTCCTCGCCATTGCCGCCGCGCTCCGGCGTGTCATCGCCGACCCCGATTCTCCCGACCGAGGGTCGGCCGAGCGTCGCGCCGCCGTCGCTCGCTCACTCGACAGCACCACCTGGGTCACCCGTTGTCTCGATCGCCTGGCCGGTGCAGCCGGGGTTGCGTGA
- a CDS encoding alpha/beta hydrolase, with protein MSRPIVLVHGAWGGAHGFRKVRPILTRSGLDVFTPSLTGIGERSHLTHPGVSLSTHVTDVVNTVLYEDLDDIVLLGFSYGGMVVTGALDHIGDRVSALVYLDAFVPADGQSLLAIVGGLLANAPATSGPIAIGDDWLVPPIPRELDDPVETAWSNERRSMQPVKTFSEAVRLSKPQEAWPFSLTYVKATADANESPDSAFWQAARHAEASDRWAYHEIATNHLIPTTHPDDLAAILSPLALGEQSGED; from the coding sequence ATGTCTCGACCGATCGTCCTTGTTCACGGTGCCTGGGGTGGCGCTCACGGCTTCCGGAAGGTGCGCCCGATCCTCACCCGATCCGGGCTCGACGTGTTCACGCCGAGCCTGACCGGTATCGGCGAGCGGTCGCATCTCACCCATCCGGGCGTCAGCCTGTCCACGCACGTCACCGACGTCGTCAACACGGTCCTCTATGAGGATCTGGACGACATCGTGTTGCTGGGTTTCTCCTACGGCGGCATGGTCGTGACGGGGGCGCTCGACCACATCGGTGACCGAGTATCGGCGCTGGTCTACCTCGACGCCTTCGTCCCCGCCGATGGTCAGTCCCTGCTGGCGATCGTGGGCGGGCTGCTGGCGAACGCGCCGGCTACTTCGGGTCCGATCGCCATCGGCGACGACTGGCTCGTGCCACCGATCCCGAGGGAACTCGACGATCCGGTGGAGACGGCGTGGTCGAACGAACGCCGATCGATGCAGCCGGTGAAGACGTTCAGCGAAGCGGTGCGTCTTTCGAAGCCACAGGAGGCGTGGCCGTTCTCGTTGACCTACGTCAAGGCGACCGCCGACGCCAACGAGTCGCCCGATTCGGCGTTCTGGCAGGCGGCCCGTCACGCCGAGGCGTCGGACCGGTGGGCGTATCACGAGATCGCAACGAATCACCTGATCCCGACGACGCACCCCGACGACCTGGCGGCGATCCTCAGCCCGCTCGCGCTGGGAGAGCAGAGCGGCGAAGACTGA
- a CDS encoding FKBP-type peptidyl-prolyl cis-trans isomerase, translating to MTKPDVTVPQEDPPADLVVIDDTVGTGDEARPGSRVRVHYVGVSWSTGKQFDASWDRNDPLQFKLGVGQVIKGWDDGVAGMKVGGRRTLHIPPHLGYGSQGAGGVIAPNETLIFVVDLLGVS from the coding sequence ATGACCAAGCCTGACGTCACCGTTCCCCAGGAAGATCCGCCCGCCGACCTGGTCGTCATCGACGACACCGTGGGCACGGGCGACGAGGCTCGGCCGGGAAGCCGGGTACGGGTGCACTACGTCGGTGTGTCCTGGTCGACCGGCAAACAGTTCGATGCGTCGTGGGACCGCAACGATCCGCTGCAGTTCAAGCTCGGCGTCGGCCAGGTCATCAAGGGCTGGGACGACGGCGTCGCCGGCATGAAGGTCGGCGGTCGGCGAACGCTCCACATCCCGCCCCACCTCGGCTACGGCTCGCAGGGAGCCGGCGGCGTGATCGCTCCCAACGAGACGCTGATCTTCGTGGTCGACCTGCTCGGCGTCAGCTGA
- a CDS encoding sigma-70 family RNA polymerase sigma factor — MEVLAKRATTDRKAGNTRSFGAMYDVYVDEVYRYVHRRCRDHALSEDITQEAFLTAIRSTDDPDSLTIAWLLTVARNRLIDELRRRTRYDERLRLLGATATGMEAVDPSDRLRVEEALDELSTDYRLVLTLHYMDGFTVPALAEHLGRSVKSVEGLVTRARRELRSRLGATHESSSNGG; from the coding sequence ATGGAAGTGCTCGCAAAGCGTGCAACCACCGACCGTAAGGCCGGCAACACGCGCTCCTTCGGCGCGATGTACGACGTGTATGTCGACGAGGTGTACCGCTACGTGCACCGCCGCTGCCGCGATCACGCACTCAGCGAGGACATCACGCAGGAGGCGTTTCTGACGGCCATCCGTTCGACCGACGATCCGGACTCGCTCACCATCGCTTGGTTGCTCACCGTGGCGCGAAACCGGCTCATCGACGAGTTGCGACGACGAACCCGATACGACGAGCGGCTCCGTCTGCTCGGCGCCACGGCCACGGGTATGGAAGCCGTCGACCCGTCAGATCGACTCCGGGTGGAGGAGGCGCTCGATGAGCTGAGCACGGACTACCGACTCGTGCTCACGCTCCACTACATGGACGGCTTCACGGTCCCCGCACTGGCCGAACATCTCGGTCGATCGGTGAAGTCGGTCGAAGGGCTCGTCACTCGTGCCCGTCGCGAGCTGCGATCCCGTCTCGGGGCAACGCATGAATCGAGCAGCAATGGCGGATGA
- a CDS encoding phosphatase PAP2 family protein produces the protein MSTAAALVRAVADADRRGLQLAMRAPSATAHRRLALLTRAADHSKLWAAVALAEAALGGRAGRRAALRGVLSIAASSLVVNAGLKPLLPRHRPDVVARALPFVRRPVSSSFPSGHSASAAAFAAATVMELPIAAPIVVPLAGLLGLSRATTGVHYPSDIVVGAGVGLALAGATTRIWPRLDPDISTPTPQLQVRETRLCDEGDGLVVVVNGSAGDGRYDDDVAAISAALPRVDIVEVDADDPLDEVLAKAAAHCQALGVVGGDGTISAAADAAIAADVPLAVFPGGTLNHFARDLGVASVDDTLAAIRAGTVAAVDTGTIDGHRFVNTASFGTYSEFVARREELEPAIGKRLAMVVALAEVLATSEPIEASINGRQMCVWMIFIGNGVYRPIGFVPAARGQLDDGQFDLRIIDGSVLWARLRLALALLTGRLDRSPTYHQAAVDHVTVATERGELDLAADGEIFGGRGNFDVDKHAASLLVFVP, from the coding sequence GTGTCCACTGCTGCTGCCCTCGTTCGTGCCGTCGCCGACGCCGACCGGCGAGGGCTGCAGCTGGCCATGCGAGCACCATCGGCGACGGCACATCGTCGGCTCGCGTTGCTGACTCGTGCCGCCGACCATTCCAAACTGTGGGCGGCCGTCGCGCTCGCGGAGGCGGCGCTCGGTGGTCGAGCGGGACGGCGAGCAGCGCTCCGGGGCGTCCTCTCGATCGCCGCGTCATCGCTCGTCGTGAACGCCGGGCTCAAACCGCTCCTGCCCCGACACCGACCTGACGTCGTGGCTCGAGCACTTCCGTTCGTCCGCCGACCGGTGTCATCGTCGTTCCCCTCGGGACACAGTGCCTCCGCCGCAGCCTTCGCCGCGGCGACGGTGATGGAGCTGCCGATCGCGGCGCCGATCGTGGTCCCACTGGCGGGATTGTTGGGTTTGTCCCGGGCCACGACCGGTGTGCACTACCCGAGCGACATCGTCGTCGGCGCCGGCGTCGGTCTCGCGCTGGCGGGAGCAACGACTCGGATCTGGCCTCGCCTCGATCCCGACATCTCCACGCCGACGCCACAATTGCAGGTGCGGGAGACGAGACTTTGCGATGAGGGCGACGGCCTGGTGGTCGTCGTCAACGGATCCGCCGGTGACGGTCGATACGACGACGATGTCGCAGCGATCTCGGCCGCCCTTCCTCGGGTCGACATCGTCGAGGTGGACGCCGACGATCCGCTCGACGAGGTATTGGCGAAGGCCGCCGCCCACTGCCAGGCGCTCGGGGTGGTCGGGGGTGACGGCACCATCAGTGCTGCTGCCGATGCGGCAATTGCCGCCGACGTCCCGCTCGCCGTCTTCCCCGGTGGGACGCTCAATCACTTCGCCCGAGACCTCGGTGTGGCGTCGGTGGACGACACGCTGGCGGCCATCCGGGCCGGCACGGTCGCCGCCGTGGACACGGGGACGATCGACGGCCACCGCTTCGTCAACACGGCGAGCTTCGGCACCTACAGCGAGTTCGTCGCTCGGCGCGAAGAACTCGAACCCGCCATTGGCAAGCGGCTGGCCATGGTGGTGGCCCTGGCCGAGGTTCTGGCGACGAGTGAGCCCATCGAGGCGTCGATCAACGGACGGCAAATGTGCGTCTGGATGATCTTCATCGGCAACGGGGTGTACCGGCCGATCGGTTTCGTACCGGCGGCTCGCGGTCAGCTTGACGATGGGCAGTTCGACTTGCGCATCATCGACGGCTCGGTCCTCTGGGCCCGCCTGCGGTTGGCGCTGGCGCTTCTCACCGGCCGCCTCGATCGTTCGCCGACCTACCACCAGGCGGCGGTCGATCACGTCACGGTGGCCACCGAACGCGGCGAACTCGACCTGGCGGCCGACGGTGAGATCTTCGGAGGCCGAGGGAACTTCGACGTCGACAAGCACGCCGCCTCACTCCTGGTGTTCGTTCCCTAG
- a CDS encoding FdhF/YdeP family oxidoreductase, producing the protein MGEPHTSAAGAEAIVTTMTRSLDALGPVRTGRTLLRINQPEGFDCPGCAWPDPAPDERKRAEFCENGAKAVAEEATRERADRRFFAEHSLADLRTRSDFWLGRAGRLTEPMIKRPGATHFEPIGWDEAIAQIAASLTALGDPNGAIFYTSGRTSNEAAWLYQLLVRCYGTNNLPDCSNMCHEPTSRALDRTIGIGKGTVRLTDFYEADTIVIVGQNPGTNHPRMLTALERAKQNGARIIAVNPLPEAGLRRFDNPQTVRGLVLGGTELADLHLPIGLGGDQALFQLWSSMLLQRERVGEVTIDRAFIEHYTEGFDAFVDHVADADHDELLAMTGLDAALVAEAFDLLARSDRVIICWAMGVTQHRNGVATIDEIVNFALLGGHIGRPGAGLCPVRGHSNVQGNRTVGIWEQVQPEAIEALERRYGLDLPRAAGHDTVESVRALRDGRAQIFFGIGGNFARATPDTEVVEAAFASTPLVVNVSTKLNRSHLLTDHTSIILPALGRTDLDEQNGTDQFVTVEDSMTMVHSSRGGLTPPGPDVKSEVAIICLLAVSLLGTDHPVPWAEFRNNYDLVRDAMAETIHGFADYNRRVRVPGGFELPHPPRDDRRFPTDDGKAHFSITRPERPAGRLLLQTMRSHDQYNTTIYGHDDRYRGIRGDRHVILLSSADLAARGLTDGDRVDIITDLPGPERRVRDYLVIEYPTPPGAAAAYYPETNALIPLDHHDPNVRTPASKSIPIRLERR; encoded by the coding sequence GTGGGCGAACCTCACACCTCGGCGGCCGGGGCGGAGGCGATCGTCACCACGATGACCCGCAGCCTCGACGCCCTCGGCCCGGTCCGCACCGGACGGACGCTGTTGCGTATCAACCAACCCGAGGGGTTCGACTGCCCGGGTTGCGCCTGGCCCGACCCAGCACCCGACGAGCGCAAACGAGCCGAGTTCTGCGAGAACGGTGCGAAGGCGGTCGCCGAGGAAGCGACCAGGGAGCGGGCCGATCGCCGGTTCTTCGCCGAGCACTCCCTGGCCGACCTGAGGACACGCTCGGACTTCTGGCTCGGTCGTGCCGGCCGTCTCACCGAGCCGATGATCAAACGCCCGGGAGCGACCCACTTCGAGCCGATTGGCTGGGACGAGGCCATCGCTCAGATCGCCGCCTCACTCACCGCGCTCGGCGACCCGAACGGGGCGATCTTCTACACCTCGGGCCGCACGAGCAACGAGGCCGCCTGGCTCTACCAGTTGCTGGTGCGGTGCTATGGCACCAACAACCTCCCGGACTGCTCCAACATGTGCCACGAGCCGACGAGCCGCGCCCTCGATCGAACGATCGGAATCGGCAAGGGGACGGTCCGACTGACGGACTTCTACGAGGCCGACACGATCGTGATCGTCGGCCAGAACCCCGGCACCAACCATCCACGGATGCTGACCGCCCTCGAACGAGCCAAGCAGAACGGTGCTCGCATCATCGCCGTCAACCCGCTTCCCGAGGCGGGGCTACGCCGCTTCGACAATCCCCAGACCGTTCGAGGACTGGTGCTCGGAGGGACCGAGTTGGCCGACCTCCACCTCCCGATCGGCCTCGGTGGAGACCAAGCGTTGTTCCAGTTGTGGTCGTCGATGCTGCTACAGCGCGAGCGTGTCGGTGAGGTCACCATCGATCGGGCATTCATCGAGCACTACACCGAAGGATTCGACGCCTTCGTCGACCACGTCGCCGATGCCGACCACGACGAGCTCCTCGCCATGACCGGCCTCGACGCAGCGCTGGTCGCCGAGGCGTTCGACCTGCTCGCTCGGTCCGACCGTGTGATCATCTGCTGGGCAATGGGGGTCACCCAACACCGCAACGGGGTGGCGACGATCGACGAGATCGTCAACTTCGCACTGCTTGGTGGCCACATCGGTCGACCCGGCGCCGGACTCTGCCCGGTGCGGGGCCACAGCAACGTGCAGGGCAACCGGACGGTTGGCATCTGGGAACAGGTCCAGCCCGAGGCGATCGAGGCCCTCGAGCGCCGCTATGGACTCGATCTACCTCGCGCTGCCGGCCACGACACCGTCGAGTCGGTCCGGGCGCTGCGCGATGGCCGGGCTCAGATCTTCTTCGGTATCGGCGGCAACTTCGCTCGAGCGACACCTGACACCGAGGTCGTCGAAGCGGCGTTCGCGTCGACGCCGCTGGTCGTCAACGTCTCGACCAAGCTGAACCGGTCGCATCTGCTAACCGACCACACGTCCATCATCCTGCCAGCGCTCGGACGGACCGACCTCGACGAGCAGAACGGCACCGACCAGTTCGTGACCGTCGAGGACTCGATGACGATGGTGCACTCGTCTCGTGGCGGTCTCACGCCGCCAGGCCCCGACGTGAAGAGCGAGGTTGCGATCATCTGCCTGCTTGCCGTCTCGCTCCTCGGTACCGATCACCCGGTTCCGTGGGCCGAGTTCCGCAACAACTACGACCTCGTTCGCGACGCCATGGCGGAGACGATTCACGGCTTCGCCGACTACAACCGCCGTGTCCGGGTACCCGGCGGCTTCGAGCTCCCACACCCGCCGCGAGACGACCGGCGGTTCCCCACAGACGACGGCAAGGCCCACTTCTCGATCACCCGCCCAGAGCGACCAGCCGGCCGCCTCCTGCTGCAGACCATGCGCTCGCACGACCAGTACAACACCACGATCTACGGTCACGATGACCGCTACCGAGGGATTCGCGGCGACCGCCACGTGATCCTGCTCTCCAGTGCTGACCTGGCGGCGCGCGGGCTGACCGATGGCGACCGGGTCGACATCATCACCGACCTCCCCGGCCCCGAGCGTCGAGTGCGTGACTACCTCGTCATCGAGTACCCGACGCCACCCGGCGCCGCTGCGGCCTACTACCCCGAGACGAATGCGCTCATCCCGCTCGATCATCACGATCCGAATGTGCGAACGCCGGCGTCGAAATCGATCCCGATTCGCCTCGAACGTCGCTGA
- a CDS encoding PGPGW domain-containing protein, whose protein sequence is MPPLPSHPGEHEPEHLRERFEHFKDRVEEAAIAAELETGEREETLDEAKAHALVRVARMTLGFTVVLIGIAALPLPGPGWLIIAGGLTILSRDVAWADRLLRYIRKRVPGVPEDGKIPRSSLITMGLITLAFVSASLWWTFARGSDDFQAGSYVATELSDPILSVPVADPGIEVDLPDVGPVTLRSDTCEPVALAVGERSKESVEVLGVDDQTWTCDDPSVQRFVEAAGSGRLELGYSTDGIVSWFLADNRLSTITTTGATGDITLTVATTS, encoded by the coding sequence ATGCCCCCACTCCCATCGCACCCCGGCGAGCACGAACCCGAGCATCTGCGTGAGCGGTTCGAGCACTTCAAGGACCGGGTCGAAGAAGCCGCGATCGCTGCCGAACTCGAAACCGGTGAGCGCGAAGAGACCCTCGACGAAGCCAAGGCCCACGCGCTGGTCCGAGTCGCTCGGATGACGCTCGGCTTCACCGTCGTGCTCATCGGTATCGCCGCCCTTCCCCTCCCAGGGCCAGGCTGGCTCATCATCGCCGGCGGCCTCACGATCCTGTCACGCGATGTTGCCTGGGCCGATCGTCTGCTCCGCTACATCCGCAAACGCGTCCCGGGGGTGCCCGAAGACGGCAAGATCCCGCGATCCTCGCTGATCACCATGGGCCTGATCACGCTGGCGTTCGTCTCGGCCTCGCTGTGGTGGACCTTCGCACGAGGCTCTGATGACTTCCAGGCCGGCAGCTACGTCGCCACCGAACTCAGCGATCCGATCCTGTCGGTGCCGGTCGCCGACCCCGGCATCGAAGTCGACCTCCCCGACGTCGGCCCCGTCACCCTCCGATCCGACACCTGCGAGCCGGTCGCCTTGGCGGTCGGCGAGCGGTCGAAGGAGAGCGTCGAGGTACTGGGCGTCGACGATCAAACCTGGACGTGCGATGACCCGTCCGTCCAGCGGTTCGTCGAAGCAGCCGGGAGCGGTCGGCTCGAACTCGGCTACTCGACCGATGGCATCGTGTCGTGGTTCCTTGCCGACAACCGACTCTCGACCATCACCACGACCGGAGCAACTGGCGACATCACACTCACCGTGGCAACGACGAGCTGA
- a CDS encoding DUF1992 domain-containing protein → MAGEPPELFDSVAQIESLAERAIREGQRRGQFDNLAGHGRPLPDLDTERPAGWWASRWIETEQRRQTAEEVREHRRAVRNQALHHDDVAVLRAQLDELNAQIRAHNRSSVDAEHHVELVDVHEAIGLWIRLRRTKREQRSRWGLL, encoded by the coding sequence ATGGCTGGAGAACCACCGGAGCTGTTCGACAGCGTCGCCCAGATCGAAAGCCTGGCCGAGAGGGCGATTCGAGAGGGCCAACGGCGGGGTCAGTTCGACAACCTGGCCGGCCATGGGCGCCCCCTGCCCGACCTCGACACCGAGCGGCCTGCAGGTTGGTGGGCGAGCCGGTGGATCGAGACCGAGCAGCGGCGACAGACGGCCGAAGAGGTGCGTGAGCACCGACGAGCCGTCCGCAACCAGGCCCTCCACCACGACGACGTCGCCGTGCTCCGGGCCCAACTCGACGAGCTGAACGCCCAGATCCGAGCGCACAATCGCTCGTCGGTCGACGCCGAGCACCACGTCGAGTTGGTCGATGTTCACGAAGCCATCGGCCTGTGGATCCGACTCCGTCGCACCAAGCGAGAACAGCGGAGTCGCTGGGGTCTGCTCTGA
- a CDS encoding NUDIX hydrolase yields the protein MTRSGDGFMRCSDGHVRWGIFGAAGVVFIVRFPDGPRVMLQKRSAFAHEGGTWSCAGGALDEGETALEGALREASEEIGPIPAEAKVVGQTVFQPADDWSYTTFVVEVPGEFGASINFETDAIAWDSPDEVEQRPLHAGFAAAWPDLRAIIEAD from the coding sequence ATGACGCGCTCAGGTGACGGATTCATGAGGTGTTCCGACGGGCACGTTCGATGGGGCATCTTCGGCGCCGCCGGTGTGGTCTTCATCGTGCGATTCCCCGACGGCCCGCGGGTGATGCTCCAGAAGCGGTCGGCGTTCGCTCACGAGGGAGGAACCTGGTCCTGCGCCGGGGGAGCGCTCGACGAGGGCGAGACGGCGCTCGAGGGCGCACTTCGCGAGGCATCGGAGGAGATCGGGCCGATTCCGGCCGAAGCGAAGGTCGTCGGCCAGACCGTGTTCCAACCGGCGGACGATTGGTCGTACACGACGTTCGTCGTCGAAGTGCCGGGTGAGTTCGGAGCCTCGATCAACTTCGAGACCGACGCCATCGCCTGGGATTCGCCCGACGAAGTCGAGCAGCGGCCGCTGCACGCCGGATTCGCCGCGGCGTGGCCCGATCTGCGGGCCATCATCGAAGCAGACTGA
- a CDS encoding PA2169 family four-helix-bundle protein, with the protein MSTSTDRKVTTDLIETLEDGSRGFAEAAERLAGTDRPDLATRFAEFGRQRAAFSQELESMAAAYGDDIDENGSVAAAVHRGWMSIKDAVTGSSASGVLDVARSGEEHAVSEYRKALDSDISIDLRSTVERQFAAVNIVADEVKTLQASLS; encoded by the coding sequence ATGAGCACCTCAACCGACCGGAAGGTCACCACCGATCTCATCGAAACCCTCGAAGACGGAAGCAGGGGCTTTGCCGAGGCTGCCGAGCGCCTTGCCGGCACCGATCGGCCCGACCTGGCGACACGCTTCGCCGAGTTCGGCCGCCAGCGAGCAGCCTTCTCCCAGGAGCTCGAGTCCATGGCCGCAGCCTACGGTGACGACATCGACGAGAACGGCTCGGTGGCGGCAGCCGTGCACCGTGGCTGGATGAGCATCAAAGACGCCGTCACCGGATCGTCGGCGAGTGGTGTTCTCGACGTGGCGCGCAGCGGCGAGGAACATGCCGTGAGCGAATACCGCAAGGCGCTCGACAGCGACATCTCGATCGACCTTCGCTCCACCGTGGAGCGCCAGTTCGCGGCCGTCAACATCGTCGCCGATGAGGTCAAGACGCTCCAGGCATCGCTGAGCTGA
- a CDS encoding enoyl-CoA hydratase-related protein encodes MHTFDETLCTYEVDDNVATIAFNRPDQMNGMTGDMEVAYFGRLLQAQADPSVRVIVVTGTGRGFCPGADLAHRPGEGQEPLPNAIVSTRTPLEITKPTIAMINGACAGVGLAYALQCDFRVAAAGVKFTTAFARRGLIGEYGMPWLLHQIAGRATALDLLITARVFLADEAFRLGLVNAVAELDDLRSTVMALASDIAANVSPASAAVVKYQVTTQSEMDAHRAMDQSDDLMRQSLKGPDVGEGIASFLERRPVAFPPLGEGTTFDLG; translated from the coding sequence ATGCACACCTTCGACGAGACCCTTTGCACCTACGAGGTCGACGACAACGTCGCCACCATCGCCTTCAATCGCCCCGACCAGATGAATGGGATGACCGGCGACATGGAGGTCGCCTACTTCGGACGGCTGCTCCAGGCGCAGGCCGATCCATCGGTTCGGGTCATCGTCGTGACCGGCACCGGCCGCGGCTTCTGTCCCGGCGCCGACCTCGCACATCGCCCCGGCGAAGGCCAGGAGCCACTCCCGAATGCCATTGTCTCCACGCGCACGCCACTCGAGATCACCAAGCCAACGATCGCCATGATCAACGGTGCCTGCGCCGGGGTCGGCCTGGCCTACGCCCTGCAATGCGACTTCCGCGTCGCTGCTGCCGGGGTGAAGTTCACCACGGCCTTCGCTCGCCGAGGCCTCATCGGCGAGTACGGCATGCCCTGGCTGCTCCACCAGATCGCCGGGCGGGCGACCGCTCTCGACCTCCTCATCACGGCTCGGGTGTTCCTCGCCGACGAGGCATTCCGCCTCGGACTCGTCAACGCCGTCGCCGAGCTCGACGACCTCCGCTCTACCGTGATGGCGTTGGCCTCCGACATCGCCGCGAATGTCTCACCTGCGTCGGCGGCTGTCGTCAAGTACCAGGTGACCACCCAGTCGGAGATGGACGCCCACCGGGCGATGGACCAGTCCGACGATCTCATGCGCCAGTCACTCAAGGGTCCCGACGTTGGTGAGGGCATCGCCAGTTTCCTCGAACGACGACCGGTCGCCTTCCCACCGCTCGGCGAGGGCACGACCTTCGACCTCGGCTGA